One segment of Erigeron canadensis isolate Cc75 chromosome 2, C_canadensis_v1, whole genome shotgun sequence DNA contains the following:
- the LOC122588788 gene encoding uncharacterized protein LOC122588788 isoform X3 produces MILSNSPLMYLLKFNFIAPNFTINSHGLQDVLIIKPPKKSLVVLRLIVLVFSMVFGIYICSICSKQINIQTNNTFLDIQEIQRPCYHSLVDRSQIPFLHYPNPKTFNRLECAGNPVRLFAILSMQRSGSGWFETLLNSHINVSSNGEIFGSKIRRNNISAIIKTLDRVYNLDWFTSSSKNECSAAIGFKWMLNQGLMEHPKEIVDYFNDNGVSVIFLLRRNVLRRLVSMLANSYDKDAKVLNGVHVSHVHSREETYNQHNITHIGFERYGNYGHEST; encoded by the exons ATGATTTTATCGAATTCGCCCTTGATGTATTTACTGAAGTTTAATTTCATAGCTCCCAATTTTACAATCAATTCTCATGGTTTACAGGATGTACTCATAATCAAACCTCCGAAGAAGTCTTTAGTGGTATTGAGACTAATAGTATTAGTCTTTTCAATGGTGTTTGGTATTTACATATGTTCAATATGTTCTAAGCAAATAAACATTCAAACCAACAACACGTTTTTAGACATTCAAGAAATCCAAAGGCCCTGTTACCACTCCCTCGTTGATCGATCACAGATCCCTTTTTTGCATTACCCAAATCCCAAAACTTTTAATAG GTTGGAATGTGCAGGGAATCCTGTGCGTTTGTTTGCGATTTTGTCTATGCAAAGATCAGGAAGTGGATGGTTCGAGACACTGTTGAACAGTCATATAAATGTTAGCTCTAATGGTGAAATTTTTGGTTCGAAAATTAGGAGGAATAACATTTCGGCGATTATTAAAACGCTTGATCGCGTGTATAATTTGGATTGGTTTACTAGTTCTTCCAAGAATGAATGTTCTGCTGCAATTGGCTTCAAATGGATGCTTAATCAG GGTTTGATGGAACACCCTAAAGAAATCGTGGACTACTTCAATGATAATGGTGTGTCTGTAATATTTCTATTGAGAAGAAACGTGCTTCGTAGATTGGTTTCCATGCTTGCCAATTCGTATGATAAAGATGCAAAAGTTTTAAATGGAGTTCATGTGTCTCATGTACACTCACGCGAAGAG ACCTACAATCAACATAACATCACTCACATTGGATTTGAGAGATATGGAAACTACGGCCATGAAAGCACTTGA
- the LOC122588788 gene encoding nodulation protein H isoform X1: MILSNSPLMYLLKFNFIAPNFTINSHGLQDVLIIKPPKKSLVVLRLIVLVFSMVFGIYICSICSKQINIQTNNTFLDIQEIQRPCYHSLVDRSQIPFLHYPNPKTFNRLECAGNPVRLFAILSMQRSGSGWFETLLNSHINVSSNGEIFGSKIRRNNISAIIKTLDRVYNLDWFTSSSKNECSAAIGFKWMLNQGLMEHPKEIVDYFNDNGVSVIFLLRRNVLRRLVSMLANSYDKDAKVLNGVHVSHVHSREEASKLSTYRPTINITSLTLDLRDMETTAMKALEYFNSTRHMILYYEDLIKNSSKLIEVQDFLKLPHMKLTSRQVKIHKGSLSEHIKNWNDVNSTLYGTTYQKLLQADY, from the exons ATGATTTTATCGAATTCGCCCTTGATGTATTTACTGAAGTTTAATTTCATAGCTCCCAATTTTACAATCAATTCTCATGGTTTACAGGATGTACTCATAATCAAACCTCCGAAGAAGTCTTTAGTGGTATTGAGACTAATAGTATTAGTCTTTTCAATGGTGTTTGGTATTTACATATGTTCAATATGTTCTAAGCAAATAAACATTCAAACCAACAACACGTTTTTAGACATTCAAGAAATCCAAAGGCCCTGTTACCACTCCCTCGTTGATCGATCACAGATCCCTTTTTTGCATTACCCAAATCCCAAAACTTTTAATAG GTTGGAATGTGCAGGGAATCCTGTGCGTTTGTTTGCGATTTTGTCTATGCAAAGATCAGGAAGTGGATGGTTCGAGACACTGTTGAACAGTCATATAAATGTTAGCTCTAATGGTGAAATTTTTGGTTCGAAAATTAGGAGGAATAACATTTCGGCGATTATTAAAACGCTTGATCGCGTGTATAATTTGGATTGGTTTACTAGTTCTTCCAAGAATGAATGTTCTGCTGCAATTGGCTTCAAATGGATGCTTAATCAG GGTTTGATGGAACACCCTAAAGAAATCGTGGACTACTTCAATGATAATGGTGTGTCTGTAATATTTCTATTGAGAAGAAACGTGCTTCGTAGATTGGTTTCCATGCTTGCCAATTCGTATGATAAAGATGCAAAAGTTTTAAATGGAGTTCATGTGTCTCATGTACACTCACGCGAAGAG GCTTCAAAACTTTCTACATACAGACCTACAATCAACATAACATCACTCACATTGGATTTGAGAGATATGGAAACTACGGCCATGAAAGCACTTGAGTACTTCAACAGTACCAGGCATATGATTCTTTACTATGAGGATCTCATCAAAAATTCTTCT AAACTCATAGAAGTTCAAGATTTTCTGAAGCTCCCACATATGAAGTTGACCAGCCGACAAGTGAAGATACACAAAGGATCATTATCAGAACATATAAAGAATTGGAACGATGTTAATAGTACTCTTTATGGAACAACTTATCAGAAGCTTCTTCAAGCCGACTATTGA
- the LOC122588788 gene encoding nodulation protein H isoform X2 has product MAENIVFFNKDVLIIKPPKKSLVVLRLIVLVFSMVFGIYICSICSKQINIQTNNTFLDIQEIQRPCYHSLVDRSQIPFLHYPNPKTFNRLECAGNPVRLFAILSMQRSGSGWFETLLNSHINVSSNGEIFGSKIRRNNISAIIKTLDRVYNLDWFTSSSKNECSAAIGFKWMLNQGLMEHPKEIVDYFNDNGVSVIFLLRRNVLRRLVSMLANSYDKDAKVLNGVHVSHVHSREEASKLSTYRPTINITSLTLDLRDMETTAMKALEYFNSTRHMILYYEDLIKNSSKLIEVQDFLKLPHMKLTSRQVKIHKGSLSEHIKNWNDVNSTLYGTTYQKLLQADY; this is encoded by the exons ATGGCAGAAAATATTGTGTTCTTCAATAAg GATGTACTCATAATCAAACCTCCGAAGAAGTCTTTAGTGGTATTGAGACTAATAGTATTAGTCTTTTCAATGGTGTTTGGTATTTACATATGTTCAATATGTTCTAAGCAAATAAACATTCAAACCAACAACACGTTTTTAGACATTCAAGAAATCCAAAGGCCCTGTTACCACTCCCTCGTTGATCGATCACAGATCCCTTTTTTGCATTACCCAAATCCCAAAACTTTTAATAG GTTGGAATGTGCAGGGAATCCTGTGCGTTTGTTTGCGATTTTGTCTATGCAAAGATCAGGAAGTGGATGGTTCGAGACACTGTTGAACAGTCATATAAATGTTAGCTCTAATGGTGAAATTTTTGGTTCGAAAATTAGGAGGAATAACATTTCGGCGATTATTAAAACGCTTGATCGCGTGTATAATTTGGATTGGTTTACTAGTTCTTCCAAGAATGAATGTTCTGCTGCAATTGGCTTCAAATGGATGCTTAATCAG GGTTTGATGGAACACCCTAAAGAAATCGTGGACTACTTCAATGATAATGGTGTGTCTGTAATATTTCTATTGAGAAGAAACGTGCTTCGTAGATTGGTTTCCATGCTTGCCAATTCGTATGATAAAGATGCAAAAGTTTTAAATGGAGTTCATGTGTCTCATGTACACTCACGCGAAGAG GCTTCAAAACTTTCTACATACAGACCTACAATCAACATAACATCACTCACATTGGATTTGAGAGATATGGAAACTACGGCCATGAAAGCACTTGAGTACTTCAACAGTACCAGGCATATGATTCTTTACTATGAGGATCTCATCAAAAATTCTTCT AAACTCATAGAAGTTCAAGATTTTCTGAAGCTCCCACATATGAAGTTGACCAGCCGACAAGTGAAGATACACAAAGGATCATTATCAGAACATATAAAGAATTGGAACGATGTTAATAGTACTCTTTATGGAACAACTTATCAGAAGCTTCTTCAAGCCGACTATTGA